A window from Streptomyces sp. NBC_00335 encodes these proteins:
- a CDS encoding glycerol-3-phosphate dehydrogenase/oxidase produces the protein MSTLQSVPTLGTHPTAGSNASRAETREQLAKATYDLLVIGGGILGTSVAWHAAQSGLRVAMVDAGDFAGATSSASSKLVHGGLRYLQTGSVKLVAENHHERRVLAKDVAPHLVNPLTFYLPVYKGGPVGAAKLGAGVFAYSALSGFGDGMGKIISPARAAADNPGLKTDNLKAVAVYYDHQMNDSRVAVMTVRAAVESGAVVLNHAEVTGLRMTRGRVSGAELKDRLDGTEFGVDARVVLNATGPWVDHLRRMEDKHSMPSIRLSKGAHIVMKRKSPWKAAMATPIDKYRITFALPWEDQLLLGTTDEVYEGDPADVRATEGDIQQILNEAAFSVKDADLDRSLMTYAFAGLRVLPGGPGGVEKAKRETVVSEGAGGMLSVAGGKWTTYRHIGRVVMDKLAKLPGSPLTEDMEPVKSLVRRIALPGVANPNAVAHRLLVDREPGSRMDPLTARHLASHYGSLAFDIARLANEDPALAERIHPDGPEIWAQVAYARDNEWAETADDVLRRRTTVTVRGLDSAEVRGRVEEMLADKA, from the coding sequence ATGAGCACCCTGCAGAGCGTTCCCACCCTGGGTACGCACCCGACCGCCGGTTCGAACGCGAGCCGCGCCGAGACCCGTGAGCAGCTGGCGAAGGCCACGTACGACCTGCTGGTCATCGGCGGTGGGATCCTGGGCACCTCGGTGGCCTGGCACGCCGCGCAGTCGGGTCTGCGGGTCGCCATGGTGGACGCCGGCGACTTCGCCGGCGCCACCTCCTCGGCCTCCTCCAAGCTCGTCCACGGCGGCCTGCGCTACCTGCAGACCGGTTCGGTCAAGCTGGTCGCCGAGAACCACCACGAGCGCCGGGTCCTGGCCAAGGACGTGGCCCCGCACCTGGTCAACCCGCTGACCTTCTACCTCCCGGTGTACAAGGGCGGTCCGGTGGGCGCGGCGAAGCTGGGCGCGGGCGTGTTCGCGTACTCGGCGCTCTCGGGCTTCGGCGACGGCATGGGCAAGATCATTTCTCCGGCCCGTGCCGCCGCCGACAACCCGGGTCTGAAGACGGACAACCTCAAGGCCGTGGCCGTCTACTACGACCACCAGATGAACGACTCGCGCGTCGCCGTCATGACGGTCCGCGCGGCCGTCGAGTCGGGCGCGGTCGTCCTGAACCACGCCGAGGTCACCGGTCTGCGCATGACGCGCGGCCGGGTCTCCGGCGCCGAGCTCAAGGACCGCCTGGACGGCACCGAGTTCGGCGTGGACGCCCGCGTCGTGCTGAACGCCACCGGCCCGTGGGTGGACCACCTGCGGCGCATGGAGGACAAGCACTCGATGCCCTCCATCCGGCTGTCCAAGGGCGCGCACATCGTGATGAAGCGCAAGTCGCCGTGGAAGGCCGCCATGGCCACCCCGATCGACAAGTACCGCATCACCTTCGCCCTGCCGTGGGAGGACCAGCTGCTGCTGGGCACCACCGACGAGGTGTACGAGGGCGACCCGGCGGACGTGCGGGCCACCGAGGGCGACATCCAGCAGATCCTGAACGAGGCGGCCTTCTCGGTGAAGGACGCCGATCTGGACCGCTCGCTGATGACGTACGCCTTCGCGGGCCTGCGCGTGCTGCCCGGCGGCCCGGGCGGGGTGGAGAAGGCCAAGCGCGAGACGGTCGTCTCCGAGGGCGCGGGCGGCATGCTGTCGGTGGCCGGCGGCAAGTGGACCACGTACCGGCACATCGGCCGCGTGGTCATGGACAAGCTGGCCAAGCTTCCCGGCAGCCCGCTGACCGAGGACATGGAGCCGGTGAAGTCCCTCGTACGACGGATCGCGCTGCCCGGTGTCGCCAACCCCAACGCGGTGGCGCACCGGCTGCTCGTGGACCGCGAGCCGGGCTCCCGGATGGACCCGCTGACCGCGCGGCACCTGGCCTCGCACTACGGCTCGCTGGCCTTCGACATCGCGCGCCTGGCGAACGAGGACCCGGCGCTGGCCGAGCGGATCCACCCGGACGGTCCGGAGATCTGGGCGCAGGTCGCCTACGCCCGTGACAACGAGTGGGCCGAGACGGCCGACGACGTGCTGCGCCGCCGTACGACGGTGACGGTGCGCGGTCTGGACAGCGCCGAAGTGCGCGGCCGCGTCGAGGAGATGCTGGCCGACAAGGCATAA
- the glpK gene encoding glycerol kinase GlpK, whose product MTTSTGPFIAAIDQGTTSSRCIVFDRDGRIVAVDQKEHEQIFPKPGWVEHDATEIWNNVQEVVASAIAKAEITAADVKAVGITNQRETTLLWDKNTGEPVHNALVWQDTRTDALCKELGRNVGQDRFRRETGLPLASYFAGPKVRWLLDNVEGLRERAEAGDILFGTMDSWVIWNLTGGPQGGVHVTDVTNASRTMLMNLHTLAWDEKIAESMDVPLNVLPEIKSSAEVYGHVKEGVLAGVPVASALGDQQAALFGQTCFAEGEAKSTYGTGTFMLMNTGDKIINSYSGLLTTVGYQIGDQKPVYALEGSIAVTGSLVQWMRDQMGLIKSAAEIETLASSVEDNGGAYFVPAFSGLFAPYWRSDARGVITGLTRYVTKAHIARAVLEATAWQTREITDAMTKDSGVELAALKVDGGMTSNNLLMQTLSDFLDAPVVRPMVAETTCLGAAYAAGLAVGFWPDTDALRANWRRAAEWTPRMPAEQRDREYKSWLKAVERSMGWVDDEDAS is encoded by the coding sequence ATGACCACCAGCACCGGCCCCTTCATCGCCGCGATCGACCAGGGCACCACCTCCTCCCGCTGCATCGTCTTCGACCGTGACGGCCGCATCGTCGCCGTCGACCAGAAGGAGCACGAGCAGATCTTCCCGAAGCCGGGCTGGGTCGAGCACGACGCCACCGAGATCTGGAACAACGTCCAGGAGGTCGTCGCCTCGGCCATCGCGAAGGCGGAGATCACCGCGGCGGACGTCAAGGCCGTCGGCATCACCAACCAGCGCGAGACCACCCTGCTGTGGGACAAGAACACCGGCGAGCCGGTCCACAACGCGCTGGTCTGGCAGGACACCCGCACCGACGCCCTGTGCAAGGAGCTCGGCCGCAACGTCGGCCAGGACCGCTTCCGCCGCGAGACCGGCCTGCCGCTGGCGAGCTACTTCGCCGGACCCAAGGTCCGCTGGCTGCTCGACAACGTCGAGGGCCTGCGCGAGCGCGCCGAGGCCGGGGACATCCTCTTCGGCACCATGGACTCCTGGGTCATCTGGAACCTCACCGGCGGCCCCCAGGGCGGTGTGCACGTCACCGACGTCACCAACGCCTCGCGCACCATGCTGATGAACCTGCACACCCTGGCCTGGGACGAGAAGATCGCCGAGTCCATGGACGTGCCCCTCAACGTCCTCCCGGAGATCAAGTCCTCCGCCGAGGTCTACGGCCACGTCAAGGAGGGCGTCCTCGCCGGCGTCCCGGTCGCCTCGGCGCTCGGCGACCAGCAGGCCGCGCTGTTCGGCCAGACCTGTTTCGCCGAGGGCGAGGCGAAGTCCACGTACGGCACCGGAACGTTCATGCTGATGAACACCGGCGACAAGATCATCAACTCCTACAGCGGCCTGCTGACCACCGTCGGCTACCAGATCGGCGACCAGAAGCCGGTCTACGCGCTGGAGGGCTCCATCGCCGTCACCGGCTCGCTCGTCCAGTGGATGCGCGACCAGATGGGCCTGATCAAGTCCGCGGCCGAGATCGAGACCCTGGCCTCCTCCGTCGAGGACAACGGCGGCGCGTACTTCGTGCCGGCCTTCTCCGGCCTGTTCGCCCCGTACTGGCGCTCCGACGCCCGCGGCGTGATCACCGGCCTCACCCGGTACGTCACCAAGGCGCACATCGCCCGTGCCGTCCTGGAGGCCACCGCCTGGCAGACCCGCGAGATCACCGACGCCATGACCAAGGACTCGGGCGTCGAGCTCGCCGCCCTCAAGGTCGACGGCGGCATGACCTCCAACAACCTGCTGATGCAGACGCTCTCGGACTTCCTGGACGCCCCCGTGGTGCGCCCGATGGTCGCCGAGACCACCTGCCTCGGCGCCGCCTACGCCGCCGGCCTGGCCGTCGGCTTCTGGCCCGACACCGACGCCCTGCGCGCCAACTGGCGCCGCGCGGCGGAGTGGACCCCGCGGATGCCCGCCGAGCAGCGGGATCGCGAGTACAAGAGCTGGCTCAAGGCCGTGGAGCGGTCCATGGGCTGGGTCGATGACGAAGACGCCAGCTGA
- a CDS encoding MIP/aquaporin family protein, whose product MSSSDIFIGETIGTALLTLLGGGVCAALTLKSSKARGAGWLAITFGWGFAVLIAAYVSAPLSGAHLNPAVTVGIAIKDGAWGDVPVYFAGQLLGAMIGAVLMWLAYYGQFRAHLADPEHIRDAKLGPEDPHPHDVAGPVLGIFATGPEIRNVVQNLTTEIIGTAVLVLAILTQGLQDDGKGLGVIGVLITSFVVVGIGLSLGGPTGYAINPVRDLGPRIVHSLLPLPNKGGSDWSYSWIPVLGPLAGAALAGGLYNIAFA is encoded by the coding sequence GTGTCCAGCTCCGACATCTTCATCGGCGAGACCATCGGTACCGCCCTGCTCACCCTGCTCGGTGGCGGCGTGTGCGCCGCACTGACGCTCAAGAGCTCCAAGGCCCGGGGCGCCGGCTGGCTCGCGATCACCTTCGGCTGGGGTTTCGCCGTCCTGATCGCCGCCTACGTCTCCGCGCCGCTCTCCGGTGCGCACCTCAACCCGGCGGTCACCGTCGGCATCGCGATCAAGGACGGCGCCTGGGGCGACGTGCCGGTCTACTTCGCCGGCCAGCTGCTCGGCGCCATGATCGGCGCGGTGCTGATGTGGCTCGCCTACTACGGCCAGTTCCGGGCGCACCTGGCCGACCCGGAGCACATCCGTGACGCCAAGCTCGGCCCCGAGGACCCGCACCCGCACGACGTGGCCGGCCCGGTGCTCGGGATCTTCGCCACGGGCCCCGAGATCCGCAACGTCGTCCAGAACCTGACGACCGAGATCATCGGCACCGCCGTCCTGGTCCTGGCCATCCTGACCCAGGGCCTGCAGGACGACGGCAAGGGCCTCGGCGTCATCGGCGTCCTGATCACCTCGTTCGTCGTCGTCGGCATCGGCCTCTCGCTCGGCGGCCCGACCGGCTACGCCATCAACCCGGTCCGCGACCTCGGCCCGCGCATAGTCCACTCCCTGCTGCCGCTGCCCAACAAGGGCGGCTCGGACTGGAGCTACTCCTGGATCCCGGTGCTCGGCCCCCTCGCGGGCGCCGCGCTCGCCGGCGGTCTGTACAACATCGCGTTCGCCTGA
- a CDS encoding IclR family transcriptional regulator, protein MARNIQSLERAAAMLRLLAGGERRLGLSDVASSLGLAKGTAHGILRTLQAEGFVEQDPASGRYQLGAELLRLGNSYLDVHELRARALVWTDDLARASGESVYVGVLHKSGVLIMHHVFRPDDSRQVLEVGAMQPLHSTALGKVLSAYDPVAHTQVMEVEREAFTPRTVTDGDGFEEVLGLIRARGWASDIEETWDGIASVAAPIHDRRRMPVGAVALAGAVERVCGESGEPRPSLVASVRDCARSVSRDLGAGRF, encoded by the coding sequence ATGGCACGGAACATCCAGTCGCTCGAACGAGCCGCTGCGATGCTGCGGCTCCTGGCGGGCGGCGAGCGCCGGCTGGGGCTCTCGGACGTGGCCTCTTCCCTGGGCCTGGCCAAGGGAACGGCGCACGGGATCCTGCGCACGCTGCAGGCCGAGGGTTTCGTGGAGCAGGACCCGGCGTCGGGCCGCTACCAGCTGGGCGCGGAGCTGCTGCGCCTGGGCAACAGCTATCTGGACGTCCACGAGCTGCGGGCGCGCGCCCTGGTGTGGACGGACGATCTGGCCCGCGCGAGCGGGGAGAGCGTGTACGTGGGGGTGCTGCACAAGAGCGGGGTGCTGATCATGCACCACGTGTTCCGGCCCGACGACAGCCGTCAGGTGCTGGAGGTCGGGGCCATGCAGCCACTGCACTCCACGGCCCTGGGCAAGGTGCTGTCCGCGTACGACCCGGTGGCGCACACGCAGGTCATGGAAGTGGAGCGGGAGGCGTTCACCCCCCGCACGGTCACCGACGGCGACGGCTTCGAGGAGGTCCTGGGTCTCATCCGGGCCCGGGGCTGGGCCAGCGACATCGAGGAGACCTGGGACGGGATCGCCTCGGTGGCGGCCCCCATCCACGACCGCCGCAGGATGCCGGTCGGCGCGGTGGCCCTCGCGGGCGCGGTGGAGCGGGTGTGCGGGGAGTCCGGGGAGCCCCGGCCGTCCCTGGTGGCGTCCGTACGGGACTGCGCGCGGTCGGTTTCGCGCGATCTCGGGGCGGGCCGGTTCTGA
- the metH gene encoding methionine synthase gives MASLPNPPADTQTRADALRQALATRVVVADGAMGTMLQAQDPTLDDFEQLEGCNEVLNVTRPDIVANVHREYFEAGVDCVETNTFGTNYAALAEYDIADRNHELSLAGARIAREIADEFTASTGQQRWVLGSMGPGTKLPTLGHIDYGTIRDAYQINAEGLITGGADALLVETTQDLLQTKSSIVGARRAMEALGVSVPLICSVTVETTGTMLLGSEIGAALTALEPLGIDMIGLNCATGPAEMSEHLRYLARNSRIPLSCMPNAGLPVLGKNGAHYPLSASELADAQETFVREYGLSLVGGCCGTTPEHLRQVVERVRGLNPAVREPRPEPGASSLYQTVPFRQDISYMAIGERTNANGSKKFREAMLEARWDDCVEMVRDQIREGAHMLDLCVDYVGRDGVADMKELAGRFATASTLPIVLDSTEVPVLRAGLEKLGGRAVINSVNYEDGDGPESRFAKVTRLAQEHGAALIALTIDEEGQARTVEHKVAIAERLIDDLTGNWGILESDILIDTLTFTICTGQEESRKDGIATIESIRELKRRHPDVQTTLGLSNISFGLNPAARVLLNSVFLDECVKAGLDSAIVHASKILPIARFTGEQVTTALDLIYDRRAEGYDPLQKLMALFEGVNTKSMKAGRAEELLALPLDERLQRRIIDGEKNGLDADLDEALQTRPALDIVNDTLLEGMKVVGELFGSGQMQLPFVLQSAEVMKTAVAHLEPHMEKSDDEGKGTIVLATVRGDVHDIGKNLVDIILTNNGYNVVNIGIKQPVSAILEAAQEHRADVIGMSGLLVKSTVIMKENLEELNQRKLAADYPVILGGAALTRAYVEQDLHEIYEGEVRYARDAFEGLRLMDALIAVKRGVPGASLPELKQRRVAKRDTPVLAEETDEPGGRSDTSTDNPVPTPPFWGTRVVKGIPLKDYASWLDEGALFKGQWGLKQARAGGATYEELVESEGRPRLRGLLDKLHTENLLEAAVVYGYFPCVSKGEDLIILDDAGNERTRFTFPRQRRGRRLCLADFFRPEESGETDVVGLQVVTVGSRIGEATAKLFESDSYRDYLELHGLSVQLAEAMAEYWHARVRAELGFGGEDPAKVEDMFDLKYRGARFSLGYGACPDLEDRAKIADLLQPERIGVHLSEEFQLHPEQSTDAIVIHHPEAKYFNAR, from the coding sequence ATGGCCTCGTTGCCTAACCCGCCCGCAGACACCCAGACCCGGGCCGATGCCCTCCGCCAGGCACTGGCGACCCGCGTGGTCGTCGCCGACGGAGCCATGGGAACCATGCTGCAGGCCCAGGACCCCACCCTGGACGACTTCGAACAGCTCGAAGGCTGCAACGAGGTCCTCAACGTCACCCGCCCCGACATCGTGGCCAACGTGCACCGCGAGTACTTCGAGGCCGGCGTCGACTGCGTCGAGACCAACACCTTCGGCACCAACTACGCCGCCCTCGCCGAGTACGACATCGCGGACCGCAACCACGAGCTGTCGCTCGCCGGCGCCCGGATCGCCCGCGAGATCGCCGACGAGTTCACCGCCTCCACCGGGCAGCAGCGCTGGGTCCTCGGCTCGATGGGCCCCGGCACCAAGCTCCCCACCCTGGGCCACATCGACTACGGAACCATCCGCGACGCCTACCAGATCAACGCCGAAGGCCTGATCACCGGCGGCGCCGACGCGCTCCTCGTCGAGACCACCCAGGACCTCCTCCAGACCAAGTCCTCCATCGTCGGCGCCCGCCGCGCCATGGAGGCCCTCGGCGTGTCCGTCCCGCTGATCTGCTCCGTGACCGTGGAAACCACCGGCACGATGCTGCTCGGCTCGGAGATCGGCGCCGCGCTGACCGCGCTGGAGCCCCTGGGCATCGACATGATCGGCCTGAACTGCGCCACCGGCCCCGCCGAGATGAGCGAGCACCTGCGCTACCTCGCGCGCAACTCCCGCATCCCGCTCTCCTGCATGCCCAACGCGGGCCTGCCGGTCCTCGGCAAGAACGGCGCCCACTACCCGCTGTCCGCGAGCGAGCTCGCCGATGCCCAGGAAACCTTCGTCCGCGAGTACGGCCTCTCCCTCGTCGGCGGCTGCTGCGGCACCACCCCCGAGCACCTGCGCCAGGTCGTCGAGCGCGTCCGCGGGTTGAACCCGGCCGTCCGGGAGCCCCGCCCCGAACCCGGCGCGTCCTCCCTCTACCAGACGGTCCCCTTCCGCCAGGACATCTCGTACATGGCGATCGGCGAGCGCACCAACGCCAACGGTTCGAAGAAGTTCCGCGAGGCCATGCTCGAAGCCCGCTGGGACGACTGCGTCGAGATGGTCCGCGACCAGATCCGCGAGGGCGCGCACATGCTCGACCTGTGCGTGGACTACGTCGGCCGCGACGGCGTCGCCGACATGAAGGAACTCGCCGGACGCTTCGCGACCGCCTCCACCCTGCCGATCGTCCTGGACTCCACCGAGGTCCCCGTCCTGCGGGCCGGCCTGGAGAAGCTCGGCGGGCGCGCCGTCATCAACTCCGTGAACTACGAGGACGGCGACGGCCCCGAGTCCCGCTTCGCGAAGGTCACCCGCCTCGCCCAGGAGCACGGCGCAGCCCTCATCGCCCTGACCATCGACGAGGAGGGCCAGGCCCGCACCGTCGAGCACAAGGTCGCCATCGCCGAGCGCCTCATCGACGATCTCACCGGGAACTGGGGGATCCTCGAGTCGGACATCCTCATCGACACCCTGACCTTCACCATCTGCACCGGCCAGGAAGAGTCCCGCAAGGACGGCATCGCCACGATCGAATCGATCCGCGAACTCAAGCGCCGCCACCCCGACGTCCAGACCACGCTCGGCCTCTCCAACATCTCCTTCGGCCTCAACCCGGCCGCCCGCGTCCTCCTGAACTCCGTCTTCCTCGACGAGTGCGTCAAGGCCGGCCTCGACTCCGCGATCGTCCACGCCTCCAAGATCCTGCCGATCGCACGGTTCACCGGGGAGCAGGTCACCACCGCCCTCGACCTGATCTACGACCGGCGCGCCGAGGGCTACGACCCGCTGCAGAAGCTGATGGCCCTCTTCGAGGGCGTCAACACCAAGTCGATGAAGGCCGGCCGCGCCGAGGAACTCCTCGCCCTGCCGCTGGACGAGCGCCTCCAGCGCCGCATCATCGACGGCGAGAAGAACGGCCTGGACGCCGACCTCGACGAGGCCCTCCAGACCCGCCCCGCCCTCGACATCGTCAACGACACCCTCCTGGAGGGCATGAAGGTCGTCGGCGAACTCTTCGGCTCCGGCCAGATGCAGCTCCCCTTCGTGCTCCAGTCCGCCGAGGTCATGAAGACCGCGGTGGCCCACCTGGAACCCCACATGGAGAAGAGCGACGACGAGGGCAAGGGCACCATCGTCCTGGCCACCGTCCGCGGCGACGTCCACGACATCGGCAAGAACCTCGTCGACATCATCCTGACCAACAACGGCTACAACGTCGTCAACATCGGCATCAAGCAGCCGGTCTCCGCGATCCTCGAAGCCGCGCAGGAACACAGGGCCGACGTCATCGGCATGTCCGGCCTGCTGGTCAAGTCCACCGTGATCATGAAGGAGAACCTGGAGGAGCTCAACCAGCGCAAGCTGGCAGCCGACTACCCGGTCATCCTCGGCGGCGCCGCCCTCACCCGCGCCTACGTCGAACAGGACCTCCACGAGATCTACGAGGGCGAAGTCCGCTACGCCCGTGACGCCTTCGAGGGCCTGCGCCTCATGGACGCCCTCATCGCCGTCAAGCGCGGAGTCCCCGGAGCCTCCCTCCCCGAACTCAAGCAGCGCCGCGTCGCCAAGCGCGACACTCCCGTCCTCGCCGAGGAGACCGACGAGCCCGGCGGCCGCTCCGACACCTCCACCGACAACCCCGTGCCCACCCCGCCGTTCTGGGGCACCCGCGTCGTCAAGGGCATCCCGCTCAAGGACTACGCCTCCTGGCTCGACGAAGGCGCCCTCTTCAAGGGCCAGTGGGGCCTCAAGCAGGCCCGCGCCGGCGGGGCCACCTACGAGGAACTCGTCGAGAGCGAGGGCCGCCCGCGCCTGCGCGGCCTTCTCGACAAGCTGCACACCGAGAACCTCCTCGAAGCCGCCGTCGTCTACGGCTACTTCCCCTGCGTCTCCAAGGGCGAGGACCTGATCATCCTCGACGACGCCGGCAACGAGCGGACCCGCTTCACCTTCCCGCGCCAGCGCCGCGGCCGCCGCCTGTGCCTCGCCGACTTCTTCCGCCCCGAGGAATCCGGCGAAACCGACGTCGTCGGCCTCCAGGTCGTCACCGTCGGCTCCAGGATCGGCGAAGCCACCGCCAAGCTCTTCGAGTCCGACTCCTACCGCGACTACCTGGAGCTCCACGGCCTCTCCGTCCAGCTCGCCGAGGCCATGGCCGAGTACTGGCACGCCCGGGTCCGCGCCGAGCTCGGCT